Proteins from a genomic interval of Benincasa hispida cultivar B227 chromosome 7, ASM972705v1, whole genome shotgun sequence:
- the LOC120080858 gene encoding uncharacterized protein LOC120080858, whose protein sequence is MKVSCSTTFTALAESSIHCLSNPWKPSSFMKPTRKRTPKILLFGYRNLSLRLSSQRSNSLSQNRFRPLSFFNAKDESGGDFQQKGTGGEWPVLRRWDVPWGWQTVSLTSLACGLSFIVTGLVESAAVPYLGIRIEELSLDEKAEILFLDQGITTVAVLGILYSIANTFQPLPDDLYRYDIRDPLNLQKGWLLWAGVGLVGALASIAVTGAVLSSFNGGSTERETDALVRLLPLIGSSSISTACLVGITGVLAPVLEETVFRGFFMVSLTKWIPTPVAVLISAAVFALAHLTPGEFPQLFVLGTALGFSYAQTRNLLTPITIHALWNSGVILLLTFLSLQGYDIKELLQTT, encoded by the exons ATGAAGGTTTCCTGTTCGACTACCTTCACAGCTTTAGCTGAATCTTCAATCCATTGTCTTTCGAACCCATGGAAGCCATCGTCTTTTATGAAACCCACCAGGAAACGAACTCCTAAGATTCTACTCTTTGGCTACCGCAATTTGTCCCTGCGGTTGTCATCTCAACGTTCCAATTCCCTGTCCCAAAATCGGTTTCGTCCTCTTTCTTTCTTCAATGCTAAAGATGAATCCGGCGGCGATTTTCAGCAGAAG GGTACTGGGGGGGAATGGCCTGTCTTGAGGCGGTGGGACGTGCCATGGGGATGGCAAACAGTTTCGTTAACTTCACTAGCTTGTGGATTAAG TTTCATTGTGACAGGATTGGTTGAATCTGCTGccgtaccttatcttggtattcGCATTGAAGAGCTAAGCTTAGACGAGAAGGCTGAAATACTTTTCCTGGACCAAGG CATTACGACTGTGGCAGTGCTTGGGATCTTATACAGCATTGCCAACACTTTCCAACCACTTCCTGATGACTTGTATCGCTATG ATATTAGGGACCCCTTGAATCTGCAGAAAGGTTGGCTCTTATGGGCAGGAGTTGGTCTGGTTGGTGCCCTGGCTTCTATTGCAGTGACCGGAGCAGTCTTGTCTTCATTTAATGGTGGGAGTACTGAAAGAGAG ACTGACGCTCTAGTACGCTTGCTTCCACTAATTGGATCTTCCAGCATCAG CACTGCTTGTCTGGTGGGTATCACAGGGGTCCTTGCTCCAGTTCTTGAAGAGACCGTGTTCCGGGGATTTTTTATGGTGTCTCTTACCAAGTG GATTCCCACACCAGTTGCCGTTCTTATTAGCGCAGCTGTATTTGCCCTTGCTCATCTCACGCCTGGAGAGTTTCCCCAGCTCTTTGTGCTTG GAACTGCTCTGGGATTTTCTTACGCTCAAACTCGCAACCTCTTGACCCCCATCACAATACATGCTTTGTGGAACTCTGGCGTCATTTTGCTTCTTACCTTCCTTTCG CTCCAAGGTTACGATATCAAGGAATTGCTGCAGACAACATGA
- the LOC120081995 gene encoding protein PHYTOCHROME KINASE SUBSTRATE 1-like codes for MGRVSLPPPVCDTNLSHRLSFENNNNNNNNHLREASFSSYLNHAEKEFVRKLAESTRDHRSNSITTQEEDGDIEVFGAEKYFNGGIFETPKPLKFRPKKQQRMIHKHKKPKTSTSSVRSESSWNSQNALLQSSTVNTNSDSSKATKKKKSSQLAKGFLYKCYCCDQNSVESVNNQTTSKSKSKAKLKQRQPTKAGINFTFQSSIPAETAMKMQIQVEEQQGRKSIEVFGSSLMGKPPNVDTLNLNHLEKRLSMMTWNDIVPRVKDSSNSNISTTNDSNLIYNDDAESDASSDLFEIASLTGNPNPFLTRQGSDSTDCVTPTTCYAPSEASIEWSVVTASAADFSVVSDYDERRLSTSSPVRNMTAVTAATYMVKSSYGNDVKEIQRRRSNLLMGCKNQKAVRVAGDKYGSAAEVHRRSESFGRLTRLETQRLATNSLPRHYSPKISNILYG; via the coding sequence ATGGGAAGGGTGAGCTTGCCACCCCCTGTTTGCGATACAAACCTCTCACACAGGTTGTCTTTTGagaacaacaacaataataataacaaccaTCTTCGTGaagcttctttttcttcctacTTGAACCATGCAGAGAAAGAATTTGTTCGTAAACTTGCTGAATCAACTCGAGATCATCGCTCTAATTCTATTACAACTCAAGAAGAGGATGGAGATATAGAAGTTTTTGGAGCAGAGAAATATTTCAATGGAGGGATATTTGAAACCCCAAAGCCCCTCAAATTCCGCCCCAAAAAGCAACAAAGGATGATTCATAAACACAAGAAGCCAAAAACTAGTACTTCAAGCGTCCGTTCTGAATCCAGTTGGAATAGCCAAAATGCATTGTTGCAGAGTAGTACTGTAAACACAAATTCTGATTCTTCAAAGGCTACTAAGAAGAAGAAATCCTCACAATTGGCAAAAGGGTTTCTTTATAAATGCTATTGCTGCGACCAGAACTCAGTGGAATCCGTAAATAATCAAACCACATCCAAATCCAAATCCAAAGCAAAGCTGAAGCAGAGACAACCAACCAAAGCAGGTATAAATTTCACGTTTCAAAGTTCAATCCCAGCTGAAACAGCCATGAAAATGCAAATTCAAGTTGAAGAACAACAAGGGAGAAAATCAATTGAGGTTTTTGGATCTTCTCTAATGGGGAAGCCGCCTAATGTGGATACTCTGAATCTGAATCACTTGGAGAAAAGGCTTTCAATGATGACATGGAACGACATCGTTCCAAGAGTTAAGGAttcttcaaattcaaatatttccaCCACTAATGATTCCAATCTAATCTACAACGACGATGCGGAAAGTGATGCAAGTTCGGATCTTTTCGAGATTGCGAGCTTAACGGGGAACCCCAATCCGTTTCTCACAAGACAAGGCTCTGATTCTACGGATTGTGTAACACCCACCACTTGTTATGCACCAAGTGAGGCTAGCATCGAGTGGAGTGTCGTCACCGCCAGTGCCGCCGATTTCTCCGTCGTGTCAGATTACGACGAACGCCGCCTCTCCACCAGTAGCCCCGTCAGAAACATGACCGCCGTCACTGCTGCCACCTACATGGTTAAATCTAGCTACGGGAACGATGTGAAAGAGATTCAGAGGCGGCGTTCGAATCTTCTGATGGGTTGCAAGAATCAGAAGGCGGTGAGAGTGGCCGGAGATAAGTACGGTTCTGCGGCGGAAGTTCATCGAAGATCGGAGTCGTTTGGAAGACTGACGAGGTTGGAAACTCAGAGGCTTGCTACAAACTCACTTCCTCGTCATTATTCGCCTAAAATCTCTAATATTTTGTATGGTTAG